A window of the Lactuca sativa cultivar Salinas chromosome 5, Lsat_Salinas_v11, whole genome shotgun sequence genome harbors these coding sequences:
- the LOC111897042 gene encoding actin-depolymerizing factor 1, whose translation MANAASGIAVNDECKLKFLELKAKRNFRYIIFKIEEKQKEVQVEKVGEPAESHEDFAASLPDNECRYAVFDYDFVTAENCQKSRIFFIAWSPDTARVRTKMIYASSKDRFKRELDGIQVELQATDPTEMDLDVFKSRAN comes from the exons ATG GCAAATGCTGCATCTGGGATTGCTGTGAATGATGAGTGCAAGCTAAAATTCTTGGAGTTGAAGGCAAAAAGAAACTTCCGATATATAATCTTCAAGATTGAAGAGAAGCAAAAGGAAGTGCAAGTGGAGAAAGTTGGGGAGCCAGCTGAAAGCCATGAGGATTTTGCTGCTTCTCTTCCTGACAATGAGTGTCGATATGCAGTCTTTGACTATGACTTTGTTACTGCTGAGAATTGCCAAAAATCCAGGATCTTTTTCATTGCctg GTCGCCTGACACTGCAAGGGTGAGGACCAAGATGATTTATGCTAGCTCCAAAGATAGATTCAAGAGGGAGCTTGATGGGATCCAGGTGGAGCTCCAAGCAACTGACCCAACAGAGATGgatcttgatgtgtttaagaGTCGTgccaattga